Part of the Vigna radiata var. radiata cultivar VC1973A chromosome 11, Vradiata_ver6, whole genome shotgun sequence genome is shown below.
GATGAAACAAATGAAACCCATGATCTGCACACGTCTAATGTGCTTGAGAGGCCAAAAGTTATTTACAACGAGAGGACCGGAAAGTATGTGATGTGGATGCATATCGATGATGCCAACTACACGAAAGCAGCTGCTGGAGTAGCAATCAGTGACACAGCTGATGGACCATTTGATTATCTCGGCAGCCAAAGACCCCATGGATATGAAAGCAGGGATATGACAGTATTCAAAGACGATGATGGCACGGCATATCTTATCTACTCCTCCGAAGACAACAGTGAGCTGCACATCGGACCCCTTACTGAAGATTATCTGAACGTGACATCTGTGATGAGAAGGATTCTTGTGGGACAACACAGAGAAGCTCCAGCTTTGTTCAAACACGAGGGCACATATTACATGATCACTTCAGGCTGCACAGGATGGGCGCCAAATGAGGCGCTGGCTCATGCAGCCGAGTCCATTTTGGGGCCTTGGGAAACAATTGGGAATCCCTGCATTGGAGGAAACAAAATGTTTAGGCTTACAACCTTCTTTGCTCAGAGCACTTTTGTGCTTCCTCTACCTGGCTTCCCCGGTTCATTTATTTTCATGGCGGATCGGTGGAATCCGGCCGACTTAAGAGACTCCAGATACGTGTGGTTGCCTATGATAGTCGCAGGACCTGTTGATCACCCTCTTGAGTACAGTTTTGAATTCCCTCTGTGGTCGAGAGTGTCTATCTATTGGCACAGAAAATGGAGATTGCCTCACGGCTGGAGCGGCTTCTAATAATGTAACTTCTCTTTGTACATTGTCATATACAAAGATTTTATATATACCTTACCCCGTTTTGCATGTCAAGCACTTGTTGGAAAGCTCACTTCTTCAGGACTATCCGACATGGAAACCTAAGTCTCAATAATTTGCTCACTTTAATTTAGGCTATGTTGAGATTACATTCAGGGAGCGCATCTATACCGACAAAGATTATCTATCCACTTCATTGGAATTTTGCTAATAATCCAGCGTTGCTCATCACTTGTGTCACGGCATCATGTAATTATTTCTTACTTATGTAAATCATTCTTTCACGTGTGCACTTTTTACAACTCTATACtccatgttttttattttcatttttttgctcGGGATCCTTCGTTACCACCTTCGAATCGCTTCACGTACATGCTTACATGTGGAGGTCATAAGTTGGTTATTTAATACTATCACGATGTGGCCTAACCCTACctcaattattttctttcatggaATGTTAGTGTTTCGGTTAAATTAATGTGAGATCACTCTCAATCTTCTTCAAGATTGTAATTCATTTGGATGGATTTTTGATCTATAAAAGACATTTCGACATTtaagatatgtttcataaagagaagtcattattttattataataaaaaacgaTGTTTTTATCTGAACATTAATATGACTTATTAATATACTAATTAACTGTTCATAAATGATTATTAATTCTAAtcgatatattttatataatacaattaggatcgataaaaacattattagtagaactcaagtttttctttttctatcattaTTATGATCTAagtcaaaatcaaatttaaagtaTAGTTCCAATCTTTTtgaaacattaatatttttcagaaCGAATTTTTTAGAACAAGTTTTCCAGACAGTAAGGGGTTTCAGCATGAACTTTCTacaatgatttttattttttaacacactctctctctcttcttcttcttcataacGTTGGGCCCAATGCTGTAGCCCAATTCTATAGAGTTCCTATTAGCTGGCCCTTACATGTGAAACACATAATcttgtgaaaataaataaaactagaatGTAGATGGCATGaatccatttaatttaattttattagaagtTTGATCCTTGTTTTGTTTGGTATTGAGGAGAGGTGTAGGATAATATAGATAGCATAAATCCTTTTAATTTGAGTTTGAAGTTTGATGAGGTTATTGTATGATATATATAGGAGTATATGTTTAAGagggagagaaaaagagagatgaGTGAAGTTAGCATTCTACATGAAGATGGCCCCATAAAAACATAAAGAGAAGAGCTTGTCATTGTCAATGGTATAGAAAAGGATAGAAAAGCTTAAACCTGCAGAAGAAGGTATGGGCCAGCATCAAACTCCCtttaataaaaaaccaaaagaaagaagctataaatgttttaaaatgagGGAGGGAAAAGATGCAGAAAGAGTGGAGAGTGGATATGTTAACGTGGAGGGGGCAAGTCTCATCAGAAGTTCAAGATGTGCAACCCTAAAAAGATGAACCCACTATTcatattatttccttttcattGTTTATGTACTTACCAATTTATTGGCTTTCTTAGGAAAAAGGACTCTCTCATCAGCCCCCCCCTTATCTTTCTTACCTCCATCAAAGACCTCAGGGTTTTGTGGGGGCCATGCACACCCTAAAGTTAAAACAGGTGCCATATACAAAGATAATAGATACATAGATACTAGTATAGTTTAGGCTcagagaaacaaaagaaaaaataaaataaaataagaccaATTCAAAGACAGCGTGCTGGCCACTAAAACCTTTAATCCCACTAATGACTATACACCTTTTAATGACATATATTCCAACCAATAACGCAACTTGCTGGCCGTCCTAAGATTCTATTTCCCATAAACTAGATAACgacttcattttatttatgcTTCCATCTTCctttacttttactttcaatATCATCTTCATACGCAAAAACACCAAATCCTATTTTGCTTTTCCACCAAATTCAACAtgtattaaatgtttttgtaCGTCTCACTACTGTTGATCATCTTAAATATACTCTAAAATACAAGATTATCGCGGAATTCTACTTCTTAAACGCACAACAATATGCTTCTTCTAATCTCTGGTCAAATCCGGACCAGCTtggataatatataattgtaatttatatCAATGATCAACTACCACCTGCTTTAACTTAGTCAATAATCAATACGCTTCAACCTACACATTTGGATTGCGacaataacttatattttagcCTAATAAGTTAGCAATTTCTtattaatgacaaaataaaataacaaatactCGAGAGGAATATACAATTTCACAATCATTGAGAATTCATTACTATTTTTCCTAGTTATTGAATGGTCACGCAAGAACGTTCTTTTTAGCTGGAAATGGTCCCAGATTTTAGGAGACAAGTAAAAAACCATGattgtaatttctttttcattttatctgtCAGAATAACGAAACAACAGCTTCTTGTTTTTAATTCTATTCTAAACATCAATGGAGGAGAGAAAAGATTAATAGATAGAGGGATGGTACATACTGCTTGaatagtttataaaaagtaCTCGAATAGCTTGAGATATAAacccaaatataatataatatataaagtatgtACAACAGAaatagtgaaaaatgaaaaggaaatgtgatgaaaataaatttagtctGATGATTCCTTTTTGAATAATAGAGGCAAATCCCTTTGCTGCAATCATCCTCATACCCTCCGATTAATACCATTGTCTTAAGTACCAAACTGGAAAAAAAAGAGACATGAATTagcttaaagaaaaagaaaaaaaaaaaaaaagccctCGGCTGAGCCAGGGGCACGTGCTTTGAGAACAGAGAGCACGTGGGATTCAGTCCCTCAACTCATTACTCACGTCAAGTCATTCTCCTCTACACTACGTCAAGGCCCTCCATGCACTGGCCCACACCACCGGCTGGTCCTTCCACGAAAGGTATATTCCGGCGTCGGAGCACTGTGCCATTGACCATCCCTCCCTATACCTCCTCAACAACGCTCTCACGTCATCACACACCTCTTCGCTAAACGCCACCGTATTGAATCCACCTCCATGCATCCTCCTCGTCCACCGCCCTGCCCTCTCCCGTCGCTCCACCGAATCCGAAGCCGAACATGCCACCAGGTCGACCACCGCCCTCCCCGCCGCCCGCTCCAGCATCAACCGCTCGTTGCTCGTCCGCGGAAAGCTCTCTTCTAACGCTTCGAAGTAAACCCTAAACCACCTCAAACACTCTTCAAAACCCTTCACGAACTCCAACCCCTCCAATCCCACGTCCAAGTCCgcctcctcctccaccaccgTCACGATCCTCGGCTGCAGCCTCCTCAGCGAGGATATCACCGCTTCACGGTGGTTCCCGATGGCGGAGACCGAATGCAAAGTATTGACACAGTTAATAGCCAAAGCCTCGTCCTCTTTGATATCCAGGGCGCCGAAATCGAAGTCAGAAAGTTGACCTAAGTGCTGAACGACGTTGAATTGAAAAGGCACGCCCATGAGTCTGGCAAATTTCTCCATTCTGGCGCCGATTTCCTTCATGACCTTGTGCGCGGAGGCGGCGGTGACGAGGGAGGTGAGACGGAGGTGCGGAGTGTCGTCGTTTCGAGTGGCAAGGGCTTCGAAGAGCGTAGGCCATTGGGTGCAATAGGTGTTGCTGATGTCAACTATGTGTAGTTTGGGCTCGCCTTCCAAGGCTTCCAAGATGGCACCATTGGACGCCACGTGTCCGAAGGTTGTCCAGGGACTGACCTCTTGGAACTTCAGCACGGTCTTGCGCGTGGATTCGAAGGAGCATGTTCTCTCGGAGGCCGAGGCCAAGGTTCGATAGGTTCGGTCACCGGCTTGGGTGATGCGGCTGAAGAAGGCTTGGAGGAAGTAGGAGGCGAGTTTCTGGTCGGTGTCGCCGTAGGGGGAGGCGAGTTCGTTGAGCATCCACATGAGTTGCTGGAGGCGCGTGGTGTTCTTGTCGGAGACGGCACGTGAGGTTTCGAGGAGTATGTCGTTGGCCCACTTGCCGGAGAGCTGGAAAGGGAAGGCGGGGTCTTGGGTGGGAGAGAAGGAGAGgtcggtggtggtggtggtggtggtggtaggtGTAGTGGAGGGAGGGTGGGGTTGATAGGGATAGTAGTGCTTGGAAGAAGACGAGGATAGGTCTTCTTCATCCATGAAAAAGTTGAAGCATTCTTCGTCTTCTTGTGGGTAGGGATAGTTGTGTTGTCTGGAGGATGGAGagctggtggtggtggtggagttGTTGAGGGATTGATCTTGATCACCTTGAGGATGTTGGAATCTCACTACACCAAACAACGTGGTATCCATTTAAGGTTATTAACCTTTGACTCGCATGGATATCAATTGGATATCAACGAACCAACGAACCCAACCAACCAAAGAGAATGGACGTAACGTGGTTTTTTAACGGTGGGAATTGGGGTGTGTGGCGGTGGAATAGGAAATTCTGAATGGATACTTCTATATACAAAGTTACGTAATTGTTAATGATATGTATGTGGGTTAATTTTTGGGGGAAGTGGGGTTgggttaataataataataataataataataaaaataataattaaaaaaaaaataaggatggGCATGGCGTAGGTGATGCTTAGAATAGAATTGTGTCTgacaaaagatgaaaaataagaaagtgtgaGCAAAAGGTAGGGAGAAGGGATccttttgattgtttgagagaTGAGTGGGAGCAGGCGTGCCAAAGTTTGATTTTGGGTAGATAGAGAGTGAAAGGGTAAAGCTGCCGGCGTGAATcatcttcctcaaactcaaacAAACCCATTTTCATAATCCCACcattattatatacttttctttCCTTCTAATGCCAACTTCTAGGGCATGCCTTCTCACTTTTTCTCCACACCattataaccatttttttatccaattaattacacattttaatcattattattctAAGCCTcttctttcatttgtttttcttcttcaatcatTTTACGCTGCCCTTGTACGCTAATGTTCTTTTCTTCTAAGCCATTAGCTCCCGACAAGATGAGACAGGATATTAGCCATGCTCAAATCCATAGATATAAacacttttccctttttcttctttcctctaaGACCAATTGGTGGGGATGACCGATTTTCCATGTATACCACCAGATTCACCATTTTCCAATTCACacctttaaataattaatctttcattatatttatttcacattttaaaTCCAACCCCACATAACGGTTAGTCCAATATTATGCAGTACGAAAAGTTCAACCACTTTAGATAAACAAATGGTGAACTAAGCCTGATTAATTAAACCAACAGAAATTcagataattaattaacatcTCTGACAATTTAATGAAGTTAAACACAAATTCCTGAAAAGAACTGTATCTGTATGTAGTTGATGAAATTCATACCCTCTTCTTCTCTGTGTTGCAAACAGATAAACAATAAAGCAGACAAAAGAACTGCATAATTGGCGGCttttatcctttctttttcGCTGTTGTTGAGGTGAGCCCCAtatccattttctttttatttaaaaagctgTTACATTTGTAAGAAAGCCTATAGTTGCTATGTCACTGCCACAACTacaaaatactaatttattttcGTTTGGACTGTAGcagagataaaaaataaaaaattaattaccgTTACACGTCATTTCGCAGATATATACTAATCTATTTCTTTCATCATTTCATCACTCGTACTTGATAAAGTGATGTAGTGTAGGAGATGATGTTTATCTAAGAATTTCTGAAGAAACAGGTGCTGTTCTTAATTTGTATCGTTGTAAAGGATGATTTTTACGATGTATTGATGGATGGTGTTGTTGTGGTGTTTCCTATGATCGTTTAACACATGGGGCGCACTCTGCGTCACAGTTTCGACTCaatagaaggaaaaaaacaagttttatgAAATATGACAATTACTTTTCAAGGAACCCGTGCAACGCAGGGAGCAttcttctaaatatttttacaacctttttttcattcattattgGATATCGCCATGGATCTAATTTTGGACTTATTCTTCtcaaacatatattaattatcaaCTGTTTAACATGCCGACAAACTGTAAGGATGTTTGTCTTCCCATTTAcagaaaattatacaaaaataacttaaagaaatttatgttatcatttcatcataaattattcattttatgaAGATTTCTTTAAAAGTTATGTTTAAAGTGGTTTCTGATTAATATTATGAATCCTCTACATTGATACTTGTTAATATAGAATGATAGTCGACTGATCAGTTATAACTGTGTGCTGAATCGAATAAACGCTGAAAAAAAGACTTCGTAATTAATCGGTCACAACAAAAGATTCTAATTCGAACGTTGGAGTATTTTCTACCGATCATCCTTTCAAACCAATCTGTTACTCGGAATAGAAAAAAACATACATTCATCCCGATAGCAGAGTTAAGTAGATCCATCATCCTTCCAATTCAGCAGAAAcaattgttggaagtcccacatcaactagagataaggccaatttataatatataagtagggtGCAGACCTCATCTTAAAAGCCGGTTTTATGAGgatgagttaggcctaaaactcacttctaacatgatatcagagctatggtagaagagtctatcctaacaatatttgttggacatattgttccaccGCTATTGgaccgttatcggaccacccattaatatctagtctcacgctcgagcgACGGTATACATTTTCACGAAAGAGTATAAtgtattaatgtaatttataaattttacattaacaTACTCTctttatgtaaataaataattgtaaaaaagatTGATGTTCTTTTGGATTTCATTTTGAACCGTCACAACCGTAGCATTGTGATGGTACTGAATTACTGTATCTCTGATACTGAGGTATCAGTGTTTTTCTTAACTGCAGATGAGGTTGagtgaattttgttttgttttttccgTTGTCgaataccaaaaaaataaatccgTATACAAAAACCAGGTGTTGTTGATATTCTCGCagataaattaaaaaggttGACACCATAAAGTATGCCATATAACTTAAAAGACCTGTAAAACAATTGATTAATAAATGTCTTCAGTTAAAAGAGTATACTAAgaacttcaaattaaaaaattagtaaaacataattaaatatttaaccaTTACTAATCGCGTC
Proteins encoded:
- the LOC106776322 gene encoding uncharacterized protein LOC106776322; this encodes MRTRNKYRKPTILGCNAGSRYSTSVVVLSLLGCLILLHLYTYIHHTDRTGGESQLRLNHHPQFIELQEVEEENIQIPPPKGKRSPRAAKRRPKRTTTLIDEFLDENSQLRHVFFPGRKKTIDPIQTPANESYYYYPGRIWLDTDGNPIQAHGGGILYDKKSRTYYWYGEYKDGPTYQVHKKGAARVDIIGVGCYSSKDLWTWKHEGIVLAADETNETHDLHTSNVLERPKVIYNERTGKYVMWMHIDDANYTKAAAGVAISDTADGPFDYLGSQRPHGYESRDMTVFKDDDGTAYLIYSSEDNSELHIGPLTEDYLNVTSVMRRILVGQHREAPALFKHEGTYYMITSGCTGWAPNEALAHAAESILGPWETIGNPCIGGNKMFRLTTFFAQSTFVLPLPGFPGSFIFMADRWNPADLRDSRYVWLPMIVAGPVDHPLEYSFEFPLWSRVSIYWHRKWRLPHGWSGF
- the LOC106776983 gene encoding protein SHORT-ROOT, whose translation is MDTTLFGVVRFQHPQGDQDQSLNNSTTTTSSPSSRQHNYPYPQEDEECFNFFMDEEDLSSSSSKHYYPYQPHPPSTTPTTTTTTTTDLSFSPTQDPAFPFQLSGKWANDILLETSRAVSDKNTTRLQQLMWMLNELASPYGDTDQKLASYFLQAFFSRITQAGDRTYRTLASASERTCSFESTRKTVLKFQEVSPWTTFGHVASNGAILEALEGEPKLHIVDISNTYCTQWPTLFEALATRNDDTPHLRLTSLVTAASAHKVMKEIGARMEKFARLMGVPFQFNVVQHLGQLSDFDFGALDIKEDEALAINCVNTLHSVSAIGNHREAVISSLRRLQPRIVTVVEEEADLDVGLEGLEFVKGFEECLRWFRVYFEALEESFPRTSNERLMLERAAGRAVVDLVACSASDSVERRERAGRWTRRMHGGGFNTVAFSEEVCDDVRALLRRYREGWSMAQCSDAGIYLSWKDQPVVWASAWRALT